A genomic region of Mus pahari chromosome 22, PAHARI_EIJ_v1.1, whole genome shotgun sequence contains the following coding sequences:
- the Sdcbp gene encoding syntenin-1 isoform X2: MSLYPSLEDLKVDKVIQAQTAYSANPANQAFVLVDAAAALPPDGNLYPKLYPELSQYMGLSLNEAEICENMPVVSGAPAQGLVARPSSVNYMVAPVTGNDAGIRRAEIKQGIREVILCKDQDGKIGLRLKSIDNGVFVQLVQANSPASLVGLRFGDQVLQINGENCAGWSSDKAHKVLKQAFGEKITMTIRDRPFERTVTMHKDSSGHVGFIFKSGKITSIVKDSSAARNGLLTDHHICEINGQNVIGLKDAQIADILSTAGTVVTITIMPAFIFEHIIKRMAPSIMKSLMDHAIPEV, encoded by the exons ATGTCTCTTTATCCATCTCTTGAAGATTTGAAGGTAGACAAAGTAATTCAG gcTCAAACTGCCTATTCTGCCAATCCTGCCAACCAAGCATTTGTTCTGGTGGACGCTGCTGCTGCTCTCCCTCCAGATGGAA aTCTGTATCCTAAACTGTATCCAGAGCTCTCTCAATACATGGGACTGTCTCTAAATGAAGCTGAAATATGCGAGAACATGCCCGTGGTCTCTGGAGCACCAGCACAAGGG TTGGTAGCAAGACCATCCAGTGTGAACTATATGGTAGCACCTGTGACAGGTAACGATGCTGGAATTCGGAGAGCAGAAATTAAGCAAGGGATTCGTGAAGTCATTTTGTGTAAGGATCAAGATGGAAAAATTGGGCTCAGACTTAAGTCAATAGATAAT ggTGTATTTGTCCAACTAGTCCAGGCTAATTCCCCAGCCTCCTTGGTTGGGCTGAGATTTGGGGACCAGGTGCTCCAGATCAACGGTGAGAACTGTGCGGGCTGGAGCTCTGATAAGGCACACAAGGTGCTCAAGCAGGCGTTTGGAGAGAAGATTACCATGACCATCCGTGACAG GCCCTTTGAACGGACAGTTACTATGCATAAGGACAGCAGCGGGCATGTTGGCTTTATCTTTAAAAGTGGAAAAATCACATCCATAGTGAAAGATAGTTCTGCTGCCAGAAACGGCCTTCTCACTGATCACCACATCTGTGAGATCAACGGACAGAACGTCATTGGCTTGAAG GATGCACAGATTGCAGATATACTGTCAACAGCCGGGACTGTGGTTACCATCACAATCATGCCTGCTTTTATCTTCGAACACATTATTAAACG GATGGCTCCCAGCATTATGAAAAGCCTGATGGATCACGCCATTCCTGAAGTTTAA
- the Sdcbp gene encoding syntenin-1 isoform X1 yields the protein MSLYPSLEDLKVDKVIQAQTAYSANPANQAFVLVDAAAALPPDGNLYPKLYPELSQYMGLSLNEAEICENMPVVSGAPAQGQLVARPSSVNYMVAPVTGNDAGIRRAEIKQGIREVILCKDQDGKIGLRLKSIDNGVFVQLVQANSPASLVGLRFGDQVLQINGENCAGWSSDKAHKVLKQAFGEKITMTIRDRPFERTVTMHKDSSGHVGFIFKSGKITSIVKDSSAARNGLLTDHHICEINGQNVIGLKDAQIADILSTAGTVVTITIMPAFIFEHIIKRMAPSIMKSLMDHAIPEV from the exons ATGTCTCTTTATCCATCTCTTGAAGATTTGAAGGTAGACAAAGTAATTCAG gcTCAAACTGCCTATTCTGCCAATCCTGCCAACCAAGCATTTGTTCTGGTGGACGCTGCTGCTGCTCTCCCTCCAGATGGAA aTCTGTATCCTAAACTGTATCCAGAGCTCTCTCAATACATGGGACTGTCTCTAAATGAAGCTGAAATATGCGAGAACATGCCCGTGGTCTCTGGAGCACCAGCACAAGGG cAGTTGGTAGCAAGACCATCCAGTGTGAACTATATGGTAGCACCTGTGACAGGTAACGATGCTGGAATTCGGAGAGCAGAAATTAAGCAAGGGATTCGTGAAGTCATTTTGTGTAAGGATCAAGATGGAAAAATTGGGCTCAGACTTAAGTCAATAGATAAT ggTGTATTTGTCCAACTAGTCCAGGCTAATTCCCCAGCCTCCTTGGTTGGGCTGAGATTTGGGGACCAGGTGCTCCAGATCAACGGTGAGAACTGTGCGGGCTGGAGCTCTGATAAGGCACACAAGGTGCTCAAGCAGGCGTTTGGAGAGAAGATTACCATGACCATCCGTGACAG GCCCTTTGAACGGACAGTTACTATGCATAAGGACAGCAGCGGGCATGTTGGCTTTATCTTTAAAAGTGGAAAAATCACATCCATAGTGAAAGATAGTTCTGCTGCCAGAAACGGCCTTCTCACTGATCACCACATCTGTGAGATCAACGGACAGAACGTCATTGGCTTGAAG GATGCACAGATTGCAGATATACTGTCAACAGCCGGGACTGTGGTTACCATCACAATCATGCCTGCTTTTATCTTCGAACACATTATTAAACG GATGGCTCCCAGCATTATGAAAAGCCTGATGGATCACGCCATTCCTGAAGTTTAA